One genomic window of Terriglobia bacterium includes the following:
- a CDS encoding DUF5615 family PIN-like protein — MRVLLDECLPRRLRLAFPDHEVSTVPEAGWSGRSNGDLLTLAKDRFDVFITIDRNLAAQQPLAGMRLGVIVLRASSNRFEDLKALVPEITKALASIRPGDVVRLGG; from the coding sequence ATGCGGGTGCTGCTTGACGAATGCCTCCCGCGAAGGTTGAGGCTCGCGTTCCCCGATCACGAGGTTTCGACGGTTCCCGAGGCAGGCTGGTCGGGACGGAGCAATGGCGATCTCCTGACCCTCGCGAAGGACCGATTCGACGTGTTCATCACGATCGACCGAAACCTGGCCGCGCAACAACCTCTCGCCGGAATGCGCTTGGGCGTCATCGTGCTCCGAGCGAGCAGCAATCGCTTCGAGGATCTCAAGGCCTTGGTGCCGGAGATCACGAAAGCTCTGGCGTCGATTCGACCGGGGGATGTCGTGCGGCTCGGCGGCTGA
- a CDS encoding DUF4325 domain-containing protein, with the protein MAPSNRRDEIERFIVELVAERPRDVARVVSERFGITRQAAGLHLRRMLATGTLVAEGETRGRTYCLPVLSEESRTYDVGPGLTEDQVWIRQVAPAVGDLRSNVRDICHYGVTEMVNNVIDHAGASRMIVTVRRSAVRVELTVVDEGIGIFRKIREAYSLDDDRHAILELVKGKLTTDPERHTGEGIFFTSRMFDEFGILSGKLFLSHKRDEEDWLIESRARIAGTTVSMAIRPATTCTAQEVFDRYASEQDDYAFSRTHLVVDLARSEGESLVSRSQGKRLLSRLERFREIVLDFKGVETIGPAFADEIFRVFARAHPGSRLTPVNATAEVERMIRRALAENRA; encoded by the coding sequence GTGGCCCCCTCGAACCGTCGAGACGAGATCGAGCGCTTCATCGTGGAGCTGGTCGCCGAGCGTCCGCGAGATGTCGCGCGAGTCGTCTCCGAGCGCTTCGGCATCACCCGCCAGGCGGCTGGCCTCCACCTTCGCCGCATGTTGGCAACGGGAACCCTCGTGGCCGAGGGGGAGACCCGTGGCCGCACCTACTGCCTGCCCGTCCTGTCCGAGGAATCTCGCACGTACGACGTCGGTCCCGGACTGACCGAGGACCAGGTCTGGATTCGGCAGGTCGCACCGGCCGTCGGCGATCTTCGGTCGAACGTGCGCGACATCTGCCACTACGGCGTGACCGAGATGGTCAACAACGTGATCGACCACGCGGGAGCGTCCCGGATGATCGTCACCGTTCGACGTTCGGCGGTGCGGGTCGAGCTGACGGTGGTCGACGAGGGGATCGGGATCTTCAGAAAGATCCGTGAAGCCTACAGTCTCGACGACGACCGTCACGCGATCCTCGAATTGGTGAAAGGGAAGCTCACGACCGATCCCGAGCGGCACACCGGCGAGGGGATCTTCTTCACGTCGAGGATGTTCGACGAGTTCGGCATCCTGTCCGGGAAGCTGTTCCTCTCGCACAAGCGGGACGAAGAGGACTGGCTCATCGAAAGCCGCGCCCGGATCGCGGGCACGACGGTGAGCATGGCGATCCGACCGGCCACGACGTGCACCGCGCAAGAGGTCTTCGACCGCTACGCGTCGGAGCAGGACGACTACGCGTTCAGCCGGACGCACCTCGTCGTGGATCTCGCGCGATCCGAGGGGGAGAGCCTCGTGTCGCGATCGCAAGGCAAGCGATTGCTCTCACGGCTCGAACGGTTCCGAGAGATCGTTCTCGACTTCAAAGGGGTCGAGACGATAGGTCCCGCGTTCGCTGATGAGATCTTCCGAGTGTTCGCGCGCGCACACCCCGGGTCACGCCTGACCCCGGTGAACGCGACGGCCGAGGTGGAGCGCATGATCCGTCGCGCCCTCGCGGAGAACCGGGCCTGA
- a CDS encoding sigma-70 family RNA polymerase sigma factor — MEFSDQDLTREIRSGSKVAFEKLVSRYGRLVHRIAFGFTGDRESAMDVAQDTFLKVHTRLGTFREDGDLRNWIARIAAHEALNLRRAARRHPTSELDETLFLDPDPPQDERLHERETREALHRSLATLSPRQRLAVVLRYFQGMSPREIGAVLECSEGTARSILFRSLRRLRAVLVESEGSLP, encoded by the coding sequence TTGGAGTTCAGCGACCAGGACCTGACCCGGGAGATCCGCTCCGGCTCGAAGGTGGCCTTCGAGAAGCTGGTGAGCCGGTACGGGCGCCTGGTCCACCGGATCGCCTTCGGGTTCACGGGGGATCGCGAGAGCGCCATGGACGTCGCCCAGGACACGTTCCTCAAGGTCCACACCCGGCTCGGCACGTTCAGGGAGGACGGCGATCTCAGGAACTGGATCGCACGGATCGCCGCCCACGAGGCACTCAATCTGCGCCGCGCGGCGCGGCGCCACCCGACCTCCGAGCTGGACGAGACCCTGTTCCTCGACCCCGACCCGCCGCAGGACGAGAGGCTGCACGAGCGCGAGACGCGCGAGGCGCTGCACCGCTCGCTCGCCACCCTGAGCCCCCGCCAGCGGCTGGCCGTCGTGCTCCGCTACTTCCAGGGGATGTCCCCCCGCGAGATCGGCGCCGTGCTCGAGTGCAGCGAGGGCACCGCGCGGAGCATCCTCTTCCGCAGCCTCAGGAGACTGCGCGCCGTGCTGGTGGAATCGGAGGGCTCCCTGCCATGA
- a CDS encoding HNH endonuclease, with the protein MPPLDLDRRVRLTAFEWLRHQVDLHGDVLPWSILSRGFDFDGERVPLVSMQGIFKPKVLPEVPLSIRSSADGPYDDAFGPDGLRYAYRGTNPDHPDNRGLRAAMTRRIPLVYFHGIVEGKYLAAWPVFVVGDARAALRFTVALDDAQHVSEGLGAGGHEANDSIDLGATARRSYITATLRVRLHQRSFRERVLLAYRQQCALCRLRHDELLDAAHIIPDADDEGEPIVQNGLALCKLHHAAYDRQFLTVRPDHVIEVRQAILDEEDGPMLLHGLKGMHGQRIVLPRSRELYPDPERLARRYRLFREAV; encoded by the coding sequence ATGCCCCCCCTCGACCTGGATCGCCGAGTTCGCCTCACGGCTTTCGAGTGGCTTCGCCACCAGGTGGACCTCCACGGCGACGTCCTTCCCTGGTCGATCCTCTCCCGGGGCTTCGACTTCGACGGCGAGCGCGTGCCGCTCGTCTCCATGCAGGGGATCTTCAAGCCGAAGGTCCTCCCCGAGGTGCCCCTATCGATCCGAAGCTCCGCGGACGGGCCGTACGACGACGCCTTCGGCCCCGACGGACTCCGCTACGCCTACCGCGGCACGAACCCTGACCACCCGGACAACCGTGGACTCCGCGCGGCAATGACCCGCCGCATCCCGCTCGTCTACTTCCACGGGATAGTAGAGGGGAAGTACCTGGCCGCGTGGCCGGTCTTCGTCGTCGGGGACGCTCGCGCCGCGCTCCGCTTCACGGTGGCGCTCGACGACGCCCAGCACGTGAGCGAGGGGCTCGGGGCCGGCGGGCACGAAGCCAACGATTCGATCGACCTGGGTGCGACGGCTCGCCGCTCCTACATCACGGCGACCCTCCGCGTCCGCCTCCACCAGCGCTCGTTCCGCGAGCGGGTCCTCCTTGCCTACCGGCAGCAGTGCGCGCTCTGCCGCCTCCGGCACGACGAGCTGCTCGACGCGGCGCACATCATCCCGGACGCCGACGACGAGGGCGAGCCGATCGTCCAGAACGGCCTCGCGCTCTGCAAGCTCCACCACGCGGCCTACGACCGGCAGTTCCTGACGGTGCGGCCCGATCACGTGATCGAGGTGCGGCAGGCGATCCTCGACGAGGAGGACGGACCGATGTTGCTCCACGGCCTCAAGGGGATGCACGGACAGAGGATCGTCCTCCCGCGCTCGCGGGAGCTGTATCCCGATCCGGAACGGCTCGCGCGACGCTACCGCCTCTTTCGTGAAGCGGTATGA
- a CDS encoding Arc family DNA-binding protein, with amino-acid sequence MPALTLKNIPTALYEKLKTSAATHRRSLNSEILERLDASLGGRPVDPAAFLANADALRERLAVPPLTARSLKKAKAAGRP; translated from the coding sequence ATGCCAGCGCTCACGCTCAAGAACATCCCCACCGCGCTCTACGAGAAGCTGAAGACAAGTGCGGCGACGCATCGCCGCAGCCTCAACAGCGAGATTCTCGAGCGCCTGGATGCCTCGCTCGGCGGAAGGCCGGTCGATCCAGCAGCCTTCCTCGCGAACGCCGACGCGCTGCGCGAGCGGCTCGCCGTTCCGCCGCTCACCGCGAGATCGCTGAAGAAGGCCAAGGCGGCGGGACGGCCATGA
- a CDS encoding type IV toxin-antitoxin system AbiEi family antitoxin domain-containing protein, with protein sequence MKRSPVRGRVIAAFRHAGGVLRTTKALGAGVHPRDLYALRDSGVVTRVSRGVYRLADLPPLAEPDLVTVAYRIPKAVIAIVSALHFHGLTTEIPHEVSIALPRGTARPRLEWPPLRIYRFSGSMFTSGIETHERDGVEIRVYEPAKTVADCFKFRNRLGIEVAIEALRTGLAERKFAAAQVLRAAKLCRVDRIVRPYLEAVL encoded by the coding sequence ATGAAGAGATCTCCTGTAAGAGGGAGGGTGATCGCGGCCTTCCGCCATGCTGGGGGGGTGCTGCGGACCACCAAGGCGCTGGGTGCCGGCGTGCATCCGCGCGACCTTTACGCCCTGCGGGACTCTGGGGTTGTCACGCGCGTGAGCCGTGGGGTCTACCGTCTGGCCGACCTTCCGCCCCTGGCCGAGCCCGACCTCGTGACCGTGGCCTACCGCATCCCCAAGGCCGTGATCGCGATCGTGTCCGCGCTCCACTTCCACGGGCTCACGACAGAGATTCCCCACGAGGTGAGCATCGCTCTCCCGCGCGGAACGGCTCGACCCCGGCTCGAGTGGCCGCCGCTCCGCATCTATCGCTTCTCCGGCTCGATGTTCACCTCGGGGATCGAGACCCACGAGCGCGACGGGGTCGAGATCCGCGTGTACGAGCCTGCCAAGACCGTCGCCGATTGCTTCAAGTTCCGCAACCGGCTCGGGATCGAGGTCGCGATAGAAGCCCTGCGCACCGGCCTTGCCGAGCGCAAGTTCGCGGCCGCCCAGGTTCTCCGCGCGGCGAAGCTCTGCCGCGTGGACCGGATCGTTCGCCCGTACCTCGAGGCGGTGCTGTGA
- a CDS encoding Fic family protein — protein sequence MMTLRLLSSGPGTVPQATAWYLADLGEARGKQELFTRQAPQQLKVLREHALIESAVSSNRIEGVTVDQKRIATLVFGRSKLRDRSEEEVRGYRDALRLIHERRKGLRVSERTVRRLHRLTRGEIWDAGRYKEKDVDVIEKRKDGSARVRFRSVPASHTPAFMAETLESWNRGLKERWTHPLILLAASNLDFLCVHPFRDGNGRVSRLLLLLQSYHLGYEVGRYISLERLIEQNRERYYETLESSSRGWHGGRHDPWPYINFLLYVLKAAYREFEERVGRTRSPRGAKADLVRQAVRGQEGDFRLVDIERACPGVGREWIRRLLAEMKRAGEVACSGRGPAARWRRRAGKGTTRK from the coding sequence ATGATGACGCTCCGGCTTCTCAGCTCGGGTCCCGGGACGGTTCCTCAGGCCACAGCGTGGTACCTCGCGGACCTCGGCGAGGCTCGCGGGAAGCAGGAGCTCTTCACCAGGCAGGCTCCTCAGCAGTTGAAGGTGTTGCGCGAACACGCGCTGATCGAGAGCGCCGTCTCCTCCAATCGAATCGAGGGCGTGACGGTCGATCAGAAGCGAATCGCCACCCTGGTATTCGGCAGATCGAAGCTGAGGGACCGCAGCGAGGAGGAGGTTCGAGGCTATCGGGACGCGCTGAGGCTCATTCACGAAAGGCGGAAAGGTCTGCGGGTCTCCGAGAGAACGGTGCGCCGCCTGCACCGGCTCACCCGCGGCGAGATCTGGGACGCCGGGCGCTACAAGGAGAAAGACGTCGATGTCATCGAAAAGCGGAAAGACGGAAGCGCTCGGGTCCGGTTCCGCAGTGTGCCAGCGAGCCACACCCCCGCCTTCATGGCCGAGACCCTCGAGAGCTGGAATCGGGGGTTGAAGGAGCGGTGGACGCATCCCCTCATCCTGCTGGCGGCGAGCAACCTCGACTTCCTCTGCGTCCATCCATTCCGAGATGGAAACGGCCGGGTCTCGAGACTCCTGCTGCTTCTCCAGAGCTATCACCTCGGCTACGAAGTCGGACGGTACATCAGCCTGGAGCGGCTCATCGAACAGAACCGGGAGCGGTATTACGAAACGCTGGAGTCAAGCTCCCGCGGCTGGCACGGCGGCCGCCACGACCCCTGGCCGTACATCAACTTCCTGCTCTATGTCCTGAAGGCGGCCTACCGGGAATTCGAAGAACGGGTCGGCCGAACGAGGAGCCCACGGGGAGCCAAGGCAGATCTCGTACGGCAGGCGGTCCGCGGCCAGGAAGGCGACTTCCGGCTCGTGGACATCGAGCGCGCTTGTCCCGGCGTCGGCCGCGAGTGGATCCGCCGGCTTCTGGCGGAGATGAAGCGCGCCGGTGAGGTTGCTTGCTCGGGCAGAGGCCCCGCGGCTCGCTGGCGTCGTCGAGCGGGTAAGGGTACGACCCGCAAATAA
- a CDS encoding aldehyde dehydrogenase family protein has product METGPRTPTQATSALAEPPLPGDFDAALPVQRPARTLVSWNPSTGRPLEEVPLADADEIDAAVDAAAYASVLWRGSPREERSRRLRRLASAILHRAHEIARLIAAEQGKPVTEALALEVLPTLDHLEFLAQHAGRLQSRPIQAPHPLYSHKSVHDVYEPLGVVALVTPFPLPFALPLVQVGAALAMGNAVVLKPSELTPCCGLKIAELCEEAGFPEGLVGVVATGREETLHLVAHPRVDKVFFAGATETGRQVMATAGCAPRPVVLSLGGKHPSIVAADADVRRAARGVVWGALANAGQNCGAIERVYVDEHVAAEFVEAVEEEVDGVRVGDPLEKDIDMGPLVSEERVEAVHRQVTEAVQAGARLLCGGMPMPCPGYFYPPTILLEPPPHARILREETLGPVIPIVVVDSLERAILLANDSEYALTASGWTTSAGTADRIMSGVQAGVVTVNDVLYAFGEPASTWSGYRSSGVGSTHGFAGLREMSRRRFVSYDPCRTEAPVFAFPYDAEAARVADASLQAIHGRSLMRRLLAVGSLIRGRRFRARRRVASFLLSILPGHR; this is encoded by the coding sequence ATGGAGACCGGCCCCCGCACGCCCACCCAGGCCACGAGCGCCCTCGCCGAGCCGCCACTGCCCGGCGACTTCGACGCCGCCCTCCCGGTCCAACGCCCCGCCCGCACTCTCGTCTCGTGGAACCCTTCGACGGGACGGCCGCTCGAGGAAGTCCCCTTGGCCGACGCCGACGAGATCGACGCGGCGGTGGACGCGGCGGCTTACGCCTCGGTGCTCTGGCGCGGCTCCCCCCGGGAGGAGCGGAGCCGGCGGCTCCGCAGGCTCGCCTCCGCGATCCTCCATCGCGCGCACGAGATCGCGCGCCTGATTGCGGCGGAGCAAGGGAAGCCGGTGACCGAGGCCCTCGCCCTCGAGGTGCTCCCGACGCTCGACCACCTCGAGTTCCTCGCGCAGCACGCCGGCCGACTCCAGAGCCGGCCGATCCAGGCTCCGCACCCGCTGTACTCGCACAAGAGCGTCCACGACGTCTACGAGCCGCTCGGCGTCGTCGCCCTCGTGACCCCGTTCCCCCTCCCGTTCGCGCTCCCGCTGGTGCAGGTCGGGGCGGCCCTCGCCATGGGGAACGCGGTCGTGCTCAAGCCCTCGGAGCTGACCCCCTGCTGCGGGCTCAAGATCGCGGAGCTGTGCGAGGAGGCGGGCTTCCCCGAGGGGCTGGTCGGGGTCGTCGCCACCGGACGCGAGGAGACGCTGCACCTCGTCGCCCACCCTCGCGTGGACAAGGTCTTCTTCGCCGGCGCGACCGAGACCGGCCGCCAGGTGATGGCCACCGCCGGGTGCGCTCCCCGCCCGGTGGTCCTCTCGCTGGGAGGCAAGCACCCTTCCATCGTCGCCGCGGACGCCGACGTCCGGCGGGCCGCCCGCGGCGTCGTCTGGGGCGCGCTCGCCAACGCGGGGCAGAACTGCGGCGCCATCGAGAGGGTCTACGTCGACGAGCACGTCGCGGCGGAGTTCGTCGAGGCCGTCGAAGAGGAGGTCGACGGCGTCCGCGTGGGCGATCCCCTCGAGAAGGACATCGACATGGGTCCCCTCGTGTCGGAGGAGCGCGTCGAGGCGGTCCACCGCCAGGTGACCGAAGCCGTCCAGGCCGGGGCGCGCCTCCTGTGCGGCGGGATGCCGATGCCGTGCCCGGGCTACTTCTACCCCCCGACGATCCTCCTCGAGCCGCCGCCCCACGCCCGCATCCTCCGAGAGGAGACGCTGGGCCCCGTGATCCCCATCGTGGTCGTGGACAGCCTGGAGCGCGCGATCCTGCTGGCCAACGACAGCGAGTACGCGCTGACCGCCAGCGGCTGGACCACGTCGGCGGGGACCGCGGACCGGATCATGTCGGGGGTGCAGGCCGGCGTCGTCACGGTCAACGACGTCCTCTACGCCTTCGGCGAGCCGGCCTCCACCTGGTCGGGCTACCGCTCGAGCGGCGTCGGCAGCACCCACGGTTTCGCCGGGCTCCGGGAGATGAGCCGCAGGAGGTTCGTCTCGTACGACCCGTGCCGCACCGAGGCCCCCGTGTTCGCGTTCCCGTACGACGCGGAGGCCGCGCGGGTCGCCGACGCGTCACTCCAGGCGATCCACGGCCGGAGCCTCATGAGGCGGCTCCTCGCGGTGGGCTCGCTGATCCGCGGCCGGCGGTTCCGCGCCCGGCGGCGGGTCGCCTCCTTCCTCCTCTCGATCCTCCCCGGTCACCGCTGA
- a CDS encoding protein kinase, translating into MTLGGGTRLGPYEILSPLGAGGMGEVYRAKDTRLGREVAVKILPSHRAGSPELRERFEREARAISSLNHPHICTLHDIGSHDGTDYLVMEIVDGETLASRLERGPLKLDEALKVAVQVADGLASAHRQGIVHRDLKPANVMLTRTGAKILDFGVAKLRDDAASEGSGAGSLPAAIPTMTTPLTTQGALVGTMQYMAPEQLEGKPVDSRADLFSFGAVLYEAVTGKRAFEGSSQASVIAAILEREPRPPSELTPTSPAALDRAIRRCLAKDPDERWQSALDLKSELQWIAGGTAPGTTPVVTAPVVSRRSTPAWAIGAISAIVAAAAMLGLGWKLHRPVQAPVIRSSVVLPAGAILDSDNASIALSSDGSRLAYAAREAGGPTKIYVRPLNGLSAQPLAGTEGATYPTWSRDGTHLAFFADKKLKKVPASGGPVQTICPAEDGRGATWGENDVIVFAPAVFGGLSRVAASGGTPTALTTAAADTISHRNPHFLPGGKRVLYFSGEPGPDPKNGVFCLDLATKKSEPVLRAESAATYVDPGYLVFVREGNLLAQRFDPSSLRLSGEAVPIAEKVQYNAFRRTGTYALSDTGLLLSLSDSIQRDSQLTWFDPDGKVLATVGQPAMFWYQMKFSPDDRRAVVSVRQSEGSSDLWTYDLARGVGSKFTFGETNGISPIWSRDGRTVAYGDGAGFLWIKSADGTSAPRKLNPQTLGTAAPVEWTPDGTRVVFVTSAGKTGADILSIPVNGDGKASPLLVTPANERGASFSANGRWMSYVSDESGRYELYVTPFPGPGGKWQVSTGGAERGGWLGDGREIWYADPDGRYFAVPIAATGGSVEVGTRRPLFSGQSLPIEAGAFTHDGKRFLGTVQKLGTTGPILTLVTRWSSELEGK; encoded by the coding sequence ATGACCCTCGGGGGCGGCACGCGCCTCGGCCCGTACGAGATCCTCTCGCCGCTCGGCGCCGGTGGCATGGGCGAGGTCTACCGGGCCAAGGACACCCGACTCGGCCGCGAGGTCGCGGTCAAGATCCTCCCCTCGCACCGCGCCGGGAGCCCCGAGCTGCGCGAGCGGTTCGAGCGCGAGGCCAGGGCGATCTCGAGCCTGAACCATCCCCACATCTGCACGCTCCACGACATCGGGTCGCACGACGGCACCGACTACCTGGTCATGGAGATCGTGGACGGGGAGACGCTGGCGTCGCGCCTCGAGCGCGGGCCGCTGAAGCTGGACGAGGCGCTCAAGGTGGCGGTCCAGGTCGCCGACGGCCTCGCCTCGGCCCACCGCCAGGGGATCGTCCACCGCGACCTCAAGCCCGCCAACGTGATGCTCACCCGGACGGGGGCGAAGATCCTCGACTTCGGGGTGGCGAAGCTGCGCGACGACGCCGCGTCGGAGGGGAGCGGCGCGGGTTCCCTGCCCGCCGCCATCCCGACCATGACGACGCCGCTCACGACCCAAGGCGCGCTCGTCGGCACCATGCAGTACATGGCCCCGGAGCAGCTCGAGGGGAAGCCGGTGGATTCCAGGGCCGACCTGTTCTCGTTCGGGGCGGTCCTCTACGAGGCCGTCACGGGGAAGCGCGCGTTCGAGGGATCGAGCCAGGCGAGCGTGATCGCCGCGATCCTGGAGCGCGAGCCGCGGCCCCCTTCCGAGCTGACCCCCACGAGCCCGGCCGCCCTGGACCGCGCGATCCGGCGCTGCCTGGCCAAGGACCCCGACGAGCGGTGGCAGAGCGCGCTCGATCTCAAGAGCGAGCTACAGTGGATCGCCGGAGGGACCGCCCCGGGCACCACGCCCGTGGTGACGGCGCCCGTCGTTTCGCGGCGCTCGACGCCCGCCTGGGCGATCGGGGCGATCTCGGCAATCGTCGCCGCGGCCGCGATGCTCGGCCTCGGTTGGAAGCTGCATCGTCCGGTCCAGGCGCCCGTGATCAGATCCAGCGTCGTCCTTCCCGCGGGAGCCATCCTCGACAGCGATAACGCCTCGATCGCGCTCTCCTCGGACGGGAGCCGGCTCGCCTACGCGGCGCGGGAGGCGGGCGGGCCGACGAAGATCTACGTGCGTCCGCTGAACGGTCTCAGCGCCCAACCACTGGCAGGGACGGAGGGGGCGACGTACCCCACCTGGTCGCGGGACGGGACCCACCTCGCCTTCTTCGCGGACAAGAAGCTCAAGAAGGTCCCGGCGTCCGGGGGCCCGGTGCAGACGATCTGCCCGGCCGAGGACGGGCGGGGAGCGACCTGGGGGGAGAACGACGTCATCGTCTTCGCGCCCGCGGTCTTCGGCGGCCTGTCCAGGGTGGCCGCTTCCGGCGGCACCCCCACGGCGCTGACGACGGCCGCGGCCGATACGATCTCGCACCGCAACCCGCACTTTCTCCCCGGCGGCAAGAGGGTTCTCTACTTCTCTGGGGAGCCCGGTCCCGATCCCAAGAACGGGGTCTTCTGCCTGGACCTCGCCACCAAGAAGTCGGAGCCGGTGCTGCGCGCCGAGAGCGCCGCCACGTACGTCGACCCCGGCTACCTGGTGTTCGTGCGCGAAGGCAACCTCCTGGCCCAGCGATTCGATCCCTCGTCGCTGCGCCTCTCCGGCGAAGCGGTGCCGATCGCGGAGAAGGTCCAGTACAACGCGTTCCGGCGCACCGGGACCTACGCGCTGTCCGACACCGGCCTCCTGCTCTCGCTCAGCGACTCGATCCAGCGCGACTCGCAGCTTACCTGGTTCGACCCCGACGGCAAGGTCCTCGCGACCGTCGGCCAGCCGGCGATGTTCTGGTACCAGATGAAGTTCTCCCCCGACGACCGCCGGGCCGTCGTCAGCGTGCGTCAATCCGAGGGGTCGAGCGACCTCTGGACCTACGACCTGGCGCGCGGCGTCGGGAGCAAGTTCACCTTCGGAGAAACGAACGGCATCTCGCCGATCTGGTCGCGGGACGGACGTACGGTGGCCTACGGCGACGGCGCGGGGTTCCTGTGGATCAAGTCCGCGGACGGGACCTCCGCTCCCCGCAAGCTGAATCCCCAGACCCTCGGAACGGCCGCGCCCGTCGAGTGGACCCCCGACGGCACCCGGGTCGTCTTCGTCACCAGCGCGGGCAAGACGGGCGCCGACATCCTGTCCATTCCGGTGAACGGGGACGGCAAGGCCTCGCCCCTCCTCGTCACCCCCGCCAACGAGCGGGGCGCATCGTTCTCGGCCAACGGGCGCTGGATGTCGTACGTCTCGGACGAGTCGGGCCGGTACGAGCTGTACGTCACCCCGTTCCCGGGCCCCGGAGGGAAATGGCAAGTCTCGACCGGCGGCGCCGAGAGGGGCGGCTGGCTCGGGGACGGAAGAGAGATCTGGTACGCGGATCCCGACGGGAGATACTTCGCCGTCCCGATCGCGGCCACCGGCGGGAGCGTCGAGGTGGGCACGCGGCGTCCGCTCTTCTCAGGCCAGAGCCTGCCGATCGAGGCCGGGGCGTTCACCCACGACGGCAAGCGCTTTCTCGGAACGGTGCAGAAGCTGGGGACCACGGGACCGATCCTGACGCTCGTGACCCGCTGGTCGTCCGAGCTCGAAGGGAAATGA
- a CDS encoding DUF433 domain-containing protein, translating to MRKGQSVVARSPEVLQGTPVFSGTRVPVEALIDYLEAGDRLEDFLDDFPTVSREQAVAALELAKEALLQDAGAA from the coding sequence ATGAGAAAAGGTCAATCCGTGGTAGCGCGGTCCCCCGAGGTCTTGCAGGGAACGCCGGTGTTCTCCGGAACACGGGTGCCCGTCGAGGCGCTGATCGACTACCTCGAGGCGGGCGATCGCCTCGAGGACTTCCTCGACGATTTCCCGACCGTCTCGCGGGAGCAGGCCGTCGCCGCTCTGGAACTGGCCAAGGAGGCGCTGCTCCAAGATGCGGGTGCTGCTTGA
- a CDS encoding DUF4097 domain-containing protein: protein MRRTAIAALLAAACLAVSAATAGADSITREFPASAGGLLTLDLESGGSVEISGTGGSSISVTYDLSCKPECDIAFEETKGGLKVTSNFKGHGGKQSSSSDFKIRVPRSFNVELDSMGGEFSLDGVDGKFTGETKGGALKLHDVKGEAELTTMGGEIEVTDSTLDGHLKTMGGEVRIENVVGDVKASSMGGNVRYKNVTRRDGGVASPERTGKGLDEVKPDSVQISTMGGPIEVKDAPEGADLHTMGGDINVQNAQRFVRATTMGGDIEIGSVDGWVKATTMGGDISVTVTGKGGDVALTSNGGEITLHVPSGFRMDLDLEIAYTRNSSQEYKIVAPGGLKATVSPEWDHTHGSPRKYIKMSGAVNGGGNKVKIETINGNISVKE, encoded by the coding sequence ATGCGCAGAACCGCCATCGCCGCCCTGCTCGCCGCCGCCTGCCTGGCGGTGTCCGCCGCGACCGCCGGCGCCGACTCGATCACCCGGGAGTTCCCGGCCTCTGCCGGAGGACTCTTGACCCTCGACCTCGAGTCCGGCGGGTCCGTCGAGATCTCGGGGACCGGCGGCTCGTCGATCTCGGTGACCTACGACCTGTCCTGCAAGCCCGAGTGCGACATCGCGTTCGAGGAGACCAAGGGCGGCCTGAAGGTCACGAGCAACTTCAAGGGACACGGCGGGAAGCAAAGCTCCAGCAGCGACTTCAAGATCCGGGTCCCCCGCTCGTTCAACGTGGAGCTGGACTCCATGGGCGGCGAGTTCTCCCTCGACGGCGTCGACGGGAAGTTCACCGGCGAGACGAAGGGCGGCGCGCTGAAGCTGCACGACGTCAAGGGCGAGGCCGAGCTGACCACCATGGGCGGGGAGATCGAGGTCACCGACTCGACGCTGGACGGCCACCTCAAGACCATGGGCGGCGAGGTCAGGATCGAGAACGTGGTGGGCGACGTCAAGGCCAGCTCGATGGGCGGCAACGTCCGCTACAAGAACGTCACCCGCCGCGACGGCGGCGTCGCCTCCCCGGAGCGCACCGGTAAGGGCCTCGACGAGGTCAAGCCGGACTCCGTGCAGATCTCCACCATGGGTGGACCGATCGAGGTGAAGGACGCCCCCGAGGGCGCGGACCTCCACACCATGGGCGGCGACATCAACGTCCAGAACGCCCAGCGCTTCGTCCGCGCCACGACCATGGGGGGCGACATCGAGATCGGCTCCGTGGACGGCTGGGTCAAGGCGACCACCATGGGCGGCGACATCAGCGTGACCGTGACCGGCAAGGGCGGCGACGTGGCCCTGACCTCGAACGGGGGCGAGATCACCCTCCACGTCCCCTCCGGGTTCCGCATGGACCTCGACCTCGAGATCGCGTACACCCGCAACAGCAGCCAGGAATACAAGATCGTCGCTCCCGGCGGCCTGAAGGCGACCGTGAGCCCCGAGTGGGACCACACCCACGGCTCCCCGCGCAAGTACATCAAGATGTCGGGCGCGGTGAACGGCGGCGGCAACAAGGTGAAGATCGAGACGATCAACGGGAACATCTCGGTGAAGGAATAG